A window of Streptomyces sp. DG1A-41 contains these coding sequences:
- a CDS encoding organic hydroperoxide resistance protein produces MTDGSAVDTRPTKIMFVAEATAHGGREGYVTSQDGQLDLKVAMPPQLGGDGNGTNPEQLFAAGDSSCFHNALILVGNREGYDLTGSTVSAKVGIGPNTQRGYGLAVALSVSLPVLDSDLATKLVDAAHEVCPYSNATRGNIDVTILLG; encoded by the coding sequence CGGCTCCGCCGTCGACACCCGCCCGACGAAGATCATGTTCGTGGCCGAGGCCACCGCCCACGGCGGCCGCGAGGGCTATGTCACCAGCCAGGACGGCCAGCTCGACCTCAAGGTCGCGATGCCCCCGCAGCTCGGCGGCGACGGCAACGGCACCAACCCGGAACAGCTCTTCGCGGCCGGCGACAGCTCCTGCTTCCACAACGCGCTGATCCTGGTCGGCAACCGCGAGGGCTACGACCTGACCGGCTCCACGGTCTCCGCGAAGGTCGGCATCGGCCCCAACACGCAACGCGGCTACGGCCTCGCGGTCGCCCTGAGCGTCTCGCTCCCCGTCCTCGATTCGGACCTGGCGACCAAGCTGGTGGACGCGGCCCACGAGGTCTGCCCGTACTCGAACGCGACCCGCGGGAACATCGACGTGACGATCCTGCTTGGCTAA